The proteins below are encoded in one region of Tsuneonella sp. CC-YZS046:
- a CDS encoding citrate synthase — MADNQAKLSAKGGEWDMPILQGSVGPDVIDIRKLYAQTDMFTYDPGFTSTASCESALTYIDGDEGVLLHRGYPIGQLAESSNFMEVSYLLLNGELPSQQELDDFTRTITRHTMLHEQLSAFYHGFRRDAHPMAIMCGVVGALSAFYHDSTDISDPQHRKISSHRLIAKMPTIAAMAYKYSVGQPFVYPDNSLSYTGNFLRMTFGVPAEEYEVVPAVEKAMDRIFILHADHEQNASTSTVRLAGSSGANPFACIAAGIACLWGPAHGGANEAALNMLKEIGTPDKIPHYIERAKDKNDPFRLMGFGHRVYKNYDPRATVMQSTVREVFEALKVNDPLFETALRLEEIALSDPYFIEKKLFPNVDFYSGIILSAIGFPTTMFTVLFALARTVGWVAQWNEMISDPGQKIGRPRQLYTGPTQRDYVPVDKR; from the coding sequence TTGGCGGATAATCAGGCAAAGCTGAGCGCTAAGGGGGGTGAGTGGGACATGCCGATCCTCCAGGGATCGGTCGGACCCGATGTGATCGACATTCGCAAGCTCTACGCCCAGACGGACATGTTCACCTATGATCCGGGCTTTACCTCGACCGCAAGCTGCGAAAGCGCTCTCACCTATATCGATGGCGACGAAGGCGTTCTGCTGCATCGCGGCTATCCGATCGGCCAGCTCGCCGAAAGCTCCAACTTCATGGAGGTCAGCTACCTGCTGTTGAATGGCGAATTGCCCAGCCAGCAGGAACTCGACGATTTCACCCGCACCATCACCCGTCACACGATGCTGCACGAGCAGCTTTCCGCGTTCTATCACGGCTTCCGGCGCGATGCTCACCCGATGGCCATCATGTGCGGCGTGGTCGGCGCGCTTTCCGCATTCTACCACGATTCGACCGACATATCCGATCCGCAGCACCGCAAGATCAGCTCGCATCGCCTGATCGCCAAGATGCCGACGATCGCGGCCATGGCCTACAAATATTCGGTGGGCCAGCCCTTCGTCTATCCAGACAATTCGCTGTCCTATACCGGCAATTTCCTGCGCATGACCTTCGGGGTTCCGGCCGAGGAATATGAAGTGGTTCCGGCCGTGGAGAAGGCGATGGACCGGATCTTCATCCTTCACGCCGATCACGAGCAGAACGCTTCGACCTCGACCGTGCGTCTCGCCGGATCGTCGGGCGCCAATCCGTTCGCCTGCATCGCGGCGGGCATCGCCTGCCTGTGGGGCCCGGCGCATGGCGGCGCGAACGAAGCCGCGCTGAACATGCTCAAGGAAATCGGCACGCCCGACAAGATTCCGCACTATATCGAGCGCGCGAAGGACAAGAACGATCCGTTCCGCCTGATGGGCTTCGGCCATCGCGTCTACAAGAACTACGATCCGCGCGCCACGGTGATGCAGTCCACCGTGCGCGAGGTGTTCGAAGCGCTCAAGGTCAACGATCCGCTGTTCGAAACCGCGCTTCGCCTTGAAGAGATCGCGCTGAGCGATCCCTATTTCATCGAGAAGAAGCTGTTCCCCAACGTTGACTTCTACTCGGGCATCATCCTGTCGGCGATCGGCTTCCCGACCACGATGTTCACCGTGCTGTTCGCCCTTGCCCGGACCGTGGGCTGGGTGGCGCAGTGGAACGAGATGATCTCGGACCCAGGCCAGAAGATCGGCCGGCCGCGCCAGCTCTACACCGGCCCGACCCAGCGCGATTATGTGCCGGTCGACAAGCGCTGA
- the lexA gene encoding transcriptional repressor LexA translates to MLTAKQHELIRFIQTRLEETGISPSFEEMKEALDLKSKSGVHRLISALEERGFIRRLPNRARALEVLKQPDDVSAAGIRSAAANDLLARHTSPPPAAPAPANDVIEIPLHGRIAAGVPIEALEGQATLPVPAALLGSGEHYALEVSGDSMIEAGILDGDFALVKRTDTARDGEIVVALVRNEEATLKYLRRENGKIRLDPANGAYEPQIYEPGEVVVQGKLAGLLRRYH, encoded by the coding sequence ATGCTGACCGCCAAACAGCACGAGCTTATCCGTTTCATCCAGACCCGGCTTGAAGAAACCGGCATTTCGCCTTCCTTCGAGGAAATGAAGGAAGCGCTGGATCTGAAATCGAAGTCAGGCGTGCATCGCCTGATCTCCGCCCTGGAGGAACGCGGCTTCATCCGCCGCCTGCCCAATCGCGCCCGCGCGCTGGAAGTGCTCAAGCAGCCGGACGATGTCAGCGCGGCGGGCATCCGCTCGGCGGCTGCCAACGATCTTCTCGCGCGCCATACCAGCCCCCCGCCCGCCGCTCCGGCTCCGGCCAACGACGTCATCGAAATTCCGCTGCACGGGCGCATCGCCGCTGGCGTTCCCATCGAAGCGCTGGAAGGTCAGGCGACCCTTCCGGTTCCGGCCGCCCTGCTCGGTTCGGGCGAGCATTACGCGCTCGAGGTATCGGGTGATTCGATGATCGAAGCGGGCATTCTCGACGGCGATTTCGCGCTGGTGAAGCGCACCGATACGGCCCGCGACGGGGAAATCGTGGTGGCGCTGGTGCGCAACGAGGAAGCGACGCTCAAATATCTGCGCCGGGAAAACGGCAAGATCCGCCTCGATCCCGCCAATGGCGCCTATGAGCCTCAGATCTACGAACCTGGCGAGGTCGTGGTGCAAGGCAAGCTGGCGGGGCTGCTGCGGCGCTATCATTGA
- a CDS encoding sensor histidine kinase gives MTGGGSILVRARSDADDRLLEADEPLATLQLRCGGQIPGSIAVPELLALARKSRHYGLRLARAIQAQDGEELITAWVEVQPAEDGSGGCRIAIANWQTSLLRAEDIAAHAERRAIIDRHLAELTVRLDARQRILVVESSAPELADLAARMQAGRGRYWTDFVEIAGSAHRQPLHWRLLDGAFLQLPGSDRNWRASLIPLGWPDAGSAGFELNLVAEEPPPEASAPARSAQRPAAAIGREVAPVLRQPIARIIANAETIRTRLAGPLADEYSDYAADIASAGQHLLALLDDLSDLEVVEADDFSTSPDKIDLADVAQRAAGILGVRAQERNIRVDLPDSDESVPAIGEFRRVLQILLNLLGNAIRYAPEDSQVWVRAEQMDGRARIVVADQGKGLSEEDQAVIFNKFERLGRSGDGGSGLGLYISRRLARAMRGELSVESAPGQGARFILELPTEG, from the coding sequence ATGACAGGTGGAGGTTCCATTCTGGTGCGCGCAAGAAGCGATGCGGATGATCGCCTGCTGGAAGCCGATGAACCTTTGGCCACCTTGCAACTGCGTTGCGGCGGGCAGATTCCCGGCAGCATCGCAGTGCCCGAACTGCTGGCGCTGGCGCGTAAGTCGCGGCATTACGGGCTTCGCCTTGCCCGCGCGATCCAGGCGCAGGATGGGGAAGAACTGATTACCGCATGGGTCGAGGTCCAGCCCGCAGAGGATGGTTCCGGCGGCTGCCGGATCGCTATCGCCAACTGGCAGACATCCTTGTTGCGCGCGGAGGACATTGCCGCCCATGCGGAACGCCGGGCGATAATCGATCGCCACCTCGCGGAACTCACCGTTCGCCTGGATGCGAGGCAGAGGATTCTGGTGGTGGAAAGCTCCGCCCCGGAATTGGCAGATCTGGCCGCCCGGATGCAGGCCGGGCGCGGGCGCTACTGGACGGATTTCGTGGAAATTGCCGGCAGCGCGCATCGCCAGCCGCTTCATTGGCGCCTTCTGGACGGAGCCTTCCTGCAATTGCCGGGATCGGATCGCAATTGGCGGGCCAGCCTGATTCCGCTGGGGTGGCCGGATGCCGGAAGTGCGGGCTTCGAATTGAACCTTGTGGCCGAGGAGCCGCCGCCGGAGGCTTCCGCCCCCGCCAGATCCGCGCAGCGCCCGGCTGCCGCCATCGGCCGCGAGGTGGCCCCGGTTCTCCGGCAGCCGATCGCGCGCATCATTGCCAATGCGGAAACCATCCGCACCCGGCTCGCCGGTCCCCTGGCGGACGAATATAGCGATTATGCGGCCGATATCGCTTCGGCGGGCCAGCATCTGCTCGCCCTGCTCGACGACCTGTCCGATCTCGAAGTGGTGGAGGCGGACGATTTCTCGACCAGCCCGGACAAGATCGACCTGGCCGATGTCGCCCAGCGGGCCGCGGGTATCCTCGGTGTGCGGGCGCAGGAACGCAACATCCGCGTCGATCTGCCCGATAGCGATGAATCCGTGCCCGCTATCGGCGAATTTCGCCGCGTCCTGCAGATTTTGCTCAATCTTCTCGGCAATGCCATTCGCTACGCGCCCGAAGATTCCCAGGTCTGGGTGCGGGCGGAGCAGATGGATGGCCGTGCGCGAATAGTCGTCGCCGATCAGGGCAAGGGACTGTCGGAGGAAGATCAGGCCGTGATCTTCAACAAGTTCGAGCGGCTGGGCCGGAGCGGGGACGGCGGTTCTGGCCTCGGGCTTTACATCTCCCGGCGTCTGGCGCGGGCGATGCGCGGAGAGCTTTCGGTCGAAAGCGCGCCGGGGCAGGGCGCGCGCTTCATCCTCGAATTGCCGACGGAAGGCTGA
- the gltX gene encoding glutamate--tRNA ligase: MASAGGNSVITRFAPSPTGFLHIGGARTALFNWLFARHHGGKALLRIEDTDRARSTQEAIDAIIDGLAWLGLDWDEAPVFQSERGARHVEVAERLLEHGHAYRCYATQEELEEMRAAQRAAKQPLRYDGRWRHRDPSEAPPGAPFVVRIKTPESGETIIDDAVQGRVTVQNSELDDYIILRSDGTPTYMLAVVVDDHDMGVTHIIRGDDHLNNAFRQLPIIRAMDEIEGGWPMPVYAHIPLIHGQDGAKLSKRHGALGVEAYRDEMGILPEALCNYLLRLGWGYGDREVIGREEAIQLFDLDGVGKSPSRFDIAKVQNLNGQYIREADDSRLARLVAPRIGQQADLALLEKAMPVLKTRARDLNELADGAAFLFKTRPLALTEKAEALLDRDSRALLTRISERLLRENDWTSEALEASLKAMAEDLGLGLGKLAQPLRAALTGQTTSPGIFDVLVLLGREESLARIDAQAAVSSESQGQ; encoded by the coding sequence ATGGCAAGTGCAGGGGGAAACTCTGTGATCACCCGTTTTGCTCCGTCCCCGACCGGATTCCTGCATATCGGCGGCGCCCGCACTGCCCTGTTCAACTGGCTCTTCGCGCGCCACCACGGCGGCAAGGCCCTGCTTCGCATTGAAGACACGGACCGCGCCCGCTCCACCCAGGAGGCGATCGACGCCATTATCGACGGCCTCGCCTGGCTCGGGCTGGATTGGGACGAAGCGCCGGTGTTCCAGTCGGAACGGGGCGCCCGCCATGTCGAGGTGGCGGAAAGGCTCCTGGAACATGGCCACGCCTACCGCTGCTATGCGACCCAGGAAGAGCTGGAAGAAATGCGCGCCGCCCAACGCGCGGCAAAGCAGCCGCTGCGCTATGACGGGCGCTGGCGCCATCGCGATCCATCGGAAGCGCCGCCGGGCGCGCCATTCGTGGTGAGGATCAAGACGCCGGAGAGCGGGGAAACCATCATCGACGATGCGGTTCAGGGGCGCGTCACCGTCCAGAACAGCGAGCTGGACGATTACATCATCCTGCGCTCGGACGGCACGCCCACCTACATGCTCGCGGTGGTGGTCGACGATCACGACATGGGCGTCACCCATATCATTCGCGGGGACGACCATCTCAACAACGCATTCCGCCAATTGCCGATCATCCGGGCGATGGATGAAATCGAGGGCGGCTGGCCCATGCCGGTCTATGCCCATATTCCCCTGATCCACGGGCAGGATGGCGCCAAGCTTTCCAAGCGCCATGGCGCGCTCGGGGTGGAGGCCTATCGCGACGAGATGGGCATTCTGCCCGAGGCCCTGTGCAATTACCTGCTCCGCCTCGGCTGGGGATATGGCGACCGGGAGGTGATCGGCCGCGAAGAAGCGATCCAGCTGTTCGACCTGGACGGCGTGGGCAAGAGCCCTTCCCGCTTCGATATTGCGAAGGTCCAGAATCTCAACGGGCAATATATCCGCGAAGCCGACGACAGCAGGCTGGCCCGGCTCGTCGCACCCAGGATCGGTCAGCAGGCCGATCTCGCCTTGCTGGAAAAGGCCATGCCGGTGCTCAAGACCCGGGCAAGGGATCTCAACGAGCTGGCCGATGGGGCAGCCTTCCTTTTCAAGACGCGCCCGCTGGCCCTTACCGAGAAGGCGGAAGCCTTGCTGGACCGGGATTCCCGCGCGCTTCTGACACGGATTTCGGAGCGTCTGCTCCGGGAAAATGACTGGACAAGCGAAGCATTGGAAGCCAGTCTGAAAGCAATGGCGGAGGATCTTGGGCTTGGCCTGGGCAAGCTCGCGCAGCCGCTTCGAGCGGCGTTAACGGGGCAAACGACCTCGCCAGGAATTTTCGATGTTCTGGTTCTACTCGGCAGGGAGGAGAGCCTCGCGCGGATCGACGCGCAGGCTGCTGTTTCGAGCGAATCACAGGGTCAATAA
- a CDS encoding Hpt domain-containing protein: MAYENGALDATFAAAAGDDVALLAELRLAFRESLENHIDLLRRARCDGNWNVAAMRLKGLASSFHAESLIELAEEALELAPGDPTVVRRLQNFLDEFPG; encoded by the coding sequence ATGGCTTATGAAAATGGGGCTCTCGACGCGACTTTTGCGGCTGCTGCGGGCGACGACGTTGCCTTGCTGGCCGAGTTGCGCCTTGCTTTTCGGGAAAGCCTGGAAAACCATATAGACCTGCTGCGCCGGGCCCGCTGCGACGGCAACTGGAATGTGGCGGCAATGCGGCTCAAGGGGCTGGCCAGCAGCTTCCATGCGGAATCGCTGATCGAATTGGCGGAAGAGGCGCTCGAATTGGCCCCCGGCGACCCCACGGTGGTGCGCAGATTGCAGAATTTCCTCGACGAATTTCCCGGCTGA
- a CDS encoding ComEC/Rec2 family competence protein has translation MVSNAVPEVPIAGQHVLHDAALQRQWRMSTRLSSVAGAIERFLGRSGFDRGPWLTVALAGGIAAWFVLDGPVQWAFASGMALIVAAVSFRLLRGETRYPRLSTALAALAIAFLLGVLVVWSRSEMVGAQPLARPVVATFDARVIENIPQPALDRVRLVVVTREPDTARPIKVRLNLKESADARGLREGAVIRLRARLMPPAPPMLPGSYDFARTAWFSGLSATGSVIGKVEILEPGSEGPGLSALKNSLSAHVRKQLGGSPGSIAAAFASGDRGAIAPEDEVAMRDSGLTHLLSISGLHVSAVIAAAYLMAMKLLALWPWLALRVRLPVVAAGVGALVGIGYTLLTGAEVPTIRSCAAAVLVLIALALGREPLSLRMVAVAAAFVLLLWPEALASPSFQMSFTAVIAIVALHSSAPVRAFLAPGEQGWIMRGARQGLMLLLTGVVIEFALMPIGLFHFHRAGVYGAFANVVAIPLTTFISMPLIALALLLDLAGIGGPAWWLAGKSLELLLALAHWTASQPGAVTRMPAMANFHFALLAVGGLWLALWRGPIRLWGLFPALLASILVLISPGPDVLVSSDGRHVGITGEGGRLLVLRDSRSSFTRENLVELAGMDGEPLPLSQWRGARCSPDFCVAALKRGGREWHLLMARSRELVAERALAAACERADIVIADRTLPRSCKPRWIKADRRMLRETGGLAIDLAGQSIRTVAEDQGQHGWWRPGR, from the coding sequence ATGGTCAGCAACGCCGTTCCGGAAGTGCCGATTGCCGGCCAGCACGTCCTACATGATGCTGCATTGCAGCGCCAATGGCGAATGTCGACACGCTTGTCCAGCGTGGCCGGAGCGATCGAGAGATTTCTGGGCAGATCGGGTTTCGATCGCGGCCCATGGCTGACGGTTGCCCTGGCGGGGGGAATCGCGGCCTGGTTCGTGCTGGATGGCCCGGTTCAATGGGCCTTCGCGTCCGGTATGGCCCTCATCGTCGCGGCTGTTTCCTTCCGGCTTTTGCGGGGAGAAACCCGTTATCCGCGCCTGAGCACGGCGCTGGCCGCGCTGGCGATTGCATTTCTTCTCGGGGTGCTGGTGGTCTGGTCCCGCTCGGAAATGGTCGGGGCGCAGCCTCTCGCCCGCCCGGTCGTCGCTACTTTCGATGCAAGGGTGATCGAAAACATACCTCAGCCCGCGCTTGATCGGGTTCGGCTGGTTGTCGTGACCCGGGAGCCGGATACGGCGCGGCCCATCAAGGTGCGGCTCAATTTGAAAGAGAGCGCCGATGCACGGGGCTTGCGCGAAGGTGCGGTGATCCGTCTGCGGGCCAGGCTGATGCCTCCTGCGCCGCCGATGCTGCCGGGCAGCTATGATTTCGCCCGAACCGCGTGGTTTTCGGGCCTGTCCGCCACGGGCAGCGTCATCGGCAAGGTGGAGATTCTGGAGCCGGGCAGCGAGGGACCGGGGCTTTCCGCGCTGAAGAATAGCCTGTCCGCTCATGTCCGCAAGCAGCTGGGCGGCTCGCCCGGCAGCATCGCCGCCGCCTTCGCCAGCGGCGACAGAGGCGCGATCGCGCCCGAGGACGAGGTGGCCATGCGCGATTCAGGCCTGACTCACCTGCTTTCGATCAGCGGATTGCATGTGAGCGCGGTCATCGCCGCGGCCTATCTGATGGCGATGAAGCTGCTCGCCCTGTGGCCGTGGCTTGCCCTGCGGGTGCGATTGCCGGTGGTCGCCGCCGGCGTCGGGGCCCTGGTCGGCATCGGCTATACGCTGCTGACCGGCGCGGAGGTGCCCACCATTCGCAGTTGCGCCGCCGCCGTGCTGGTGCTCATCGCCCTGGCCCTCGGCAGGGAGCCGCTGTCACTCAGGATGGTTGCGGTGGCCGCCGCCTTCGTCCTGCTGCTGTGGCCGGAGGCGCTGGCAAGCCCGAGTTTCCAGATGAGCTTTACGGCGGTGATCGCCATCGTGGCGCTTCATTCCAGCGCCCCCGTTCGTGCATTCCTGGCGCCCGGCGAGCAGGGCTGGATCATGCGCGGCGCCCGCCAGGGCCTGATGCTGCTGCTGACCGGGGTAGTGATCGAGTTCGCGCTGATGCCGATCGGGCTGTTCCATTTCCATCGTGCGGGGGTCTACGGGGCCTTCGCCAATGTCGTTGCGATCCCGCTCACTACCTTCATTTCGATGCCGCTGATCGCCCTGGCGCTGCTGCTGGATCTGGCGGGCATCGGCGGCCCCGCGTGGTGGCTCGCGGGAAAGTCGCTCGAACTGCTGCTCGCGCTCGCGCACTGGACCGCAAGCCAGCCTGGCGCCGTCACGCGGATGCCGGCCATGGCCAACTTCCATTTCGCCCTGCTCGCCGTGGGTGGGTTGTGGCTCGCGCTGTGGAGAGGCCCGATCCGCTTGTGGGGCCTGTTTCCCGCCCTGCTGGCCAGCATTCTGGTCCTCATCAGCCCCGGGCCGGATGTCCTTGTATCCAGCGATGGCCGCCATGTCGGCATAACCGGGGAAGGGGGCCGCCTGCTGGTGCTGCGCGACAGCCGGAGTTCGTTCACGCGCGAGAACCTGGTGGAACTGGCGGGAATGGATGGGGAGCCGCTGCCGCTCTCGCAATGGCGGGGAGCGCGGTGCAGCCCGGATTTCTGCGTGGCGGCCCTGAAGCGCGGCGGGCGCGAATGGCATCTGCTGATGGCCCGCAGCCGGGAGCTGGTGGCGGAGCGGGCGCTGGCCGCCGCCTGCGAGCGCGCGGACATCGTGATCGCCGATCGCACTCTGCCGCGTTCCTGCAAGCCCCGCTGGATCAAGGCCGATCGCCGGATGCTTCGGGAAACCGGCGGATTGGCGATCGACCTTGCCGGGCAATCCATCCGCACGGTCGCGGAGGATCAGGGTCAGCACGGCTGGTGGCGGCCCGGCCGCTGA
- a CDS encoding molybdopterin molybdotransferase MoeA, which yields MSAALPLAEAQAELLKLAEPLPVEQVDTASALGRYLAAPLNARRTQPPADLSAMDGYALADAGRTSWRVIGESAAGHPFAGPLDPGEAVRISTGAVIPGGADAVFLQEDAARDGETLGIAGDPPRAGRHIRRAGFDFREGDRLLEAGARIGPAALALAISAGHASLPVRRRPEVAIIDSGDELASDPADCSPHQIPASNGPMLQAMLSALPCVTRRLGPVPDRRDALAQALDEAKTCDLIVTSGGASVGDHDLIRPALTDWGAEIAFWRVAMKPGKPLLVAGRGRQLVLGLPGNPVSSFVTGFLFLLPLARALLGAASPLPHSCRALLGAGLPQGGKRLEFLRARWDGEHVVPLAEQDSSGLNALAESNALIERPAGAAALGAGAPVRIFPLQPAAVA from the coding sequence GAGCAGGTCGACACGGCCTCGGCGCTGGGCCGCTATCTGGCCGCTCCCCTCAACGCCCGCCGCACCCAGCCCCCGGCCGACCTTTCCGCGATGGACGGCTATGCGCTGGCGGATGCCGGCAGGACCAGCTGGCGCGTGATCGGGGAAAGCGCCGCAGGGCATCCCTTCGCCGGACCCCTCGATCCCGGCGAGGCCGTGCGCATCTCCACCGGAGCGGTGATTCCGGGCGGCGCGGATGCCGTATTCCTGCAGGAAGATGCCGCGCGCGACGGCGAGACGCTCGGCATCGCAGGTGATCCCCCGCGCGCCGGACGGCATATCAGGCGGGCGGGCTTCGATTTCCGCGAAGGCGACAGGCTGCTGGAGGCAGGCGCCCGGATCGGCCCAGCGGCGCTCGCCTTGGCCATATCGGCGGGCCATGCCAGCCTGCCGGTGCGGCGCAGGCCCGAAGTGGCGATCATCGACAGCGGCGACGAGCTTGCCTCCGACCCCGCCGATTGCTCGCCCCATCAGATTCCCGCCAGCAACGGCCCGATGCTGCAGGCGATGCTCAGCGCCCTGCCCTGCGTCACGCGGCGCCTCGGCCCGGTTCCCGACCGGCGCGATGCCCTCGCCCAGGCGCTGGATGAGGCGAAGACGTGCGACCTGATCGTGACCAGCGGCGGCGCATCGGTCGGCGACCATGACCTGATCCGCCCGGCGCTGACCGACTGGGGCGCCGAAATCGCGTTCTGGCGAGTCGCGATGAAGCCGGGGAAACCCCTGCTGGTGGCGGGGCGCGGGCGGCAATTGGTGCTGGGCCTGCCCGGCAACCCGGTTTCCAGCTTCGTCACCGGCTTCCTGTTCCTGCTGCCTCTGGCACGGGCCTTGCTGGGGGCGGCCTCTCCGCTCCCTCACTCCTGCCGGGCGCTGTTGGGCGCCGGCCTGCCGCAAGGCGGCAAAAGGCTCGAATTCCTGCGCGCCCGGTGGGATGGAGAGCATGTCGTTCCCCTGGCGGAACAGGACAGCAGCGGCCTGAATGCGCTGGCGGAGAGCAACGCCCTGATAGAACGCCCGGCCGGGGCGGCGGCGCTCGGGGCGGGCGCCCCGGTCCGCATATTCCCGCTGCAACCGGCTGCGGTCGCTTGA